Within Spinacia oleracea cultivar Varoflay chromosome 4, BTI_SOV_V1, whole genome shotgun sequence, the genomic segment gtattctttctaactaatcgggttatgggtaaggcaaccttagaaaaatcttgaacgaatcttcgatagtatccagctaaacccataaaactccgtacttcgggtacattagttggtctagaccattccacaattgcttttattttctcaggatcaacagatacacctttctcagagataatatgacctaaaaatgatatttccttaagccagaattcacatttcgacaacttagcatataactggttttcaatcaacatatctaacacttttctcagatgctcctcgtgttcctcattactcttagaatataccaaaatatcatcaatgaaaacaactacaaacttatcaaagtatggtttgaaaatgcggttcattaaatccataaatacagctagcgcattggttaacccaaaaggcatcacaacaaactcatagtgaccatatctagttctaaaggttgtctttggaatatcctcaggtttaattcgaagttgatggtaacctgacctcaaataaatcttagaaaacacttttgcacctcgaagttggtcaaacaaatcatcaatacggggtaagggatacttattcttaatagtaatcttgtttaactctcgataatctatgcataacctcatagttccgtcctttttcttcacaaacaagacaggggctccccaaggtgaaacactaggtcgaatatatcctttttcaagtaactcatctaattgtttctttaattcttgtaactcagctggtgccattctatatggtgccttagaaataggggtggatcctggaattaattcaatgctgaaatctaattctcttggtgggggcatactaggtatttcttctaGAAAAATATGGGGGTActcacaaacaacaggtatgtcggtaatggaaggtccagaggtatttaagtcaataacactacacagataaccagataaaccactctcaatcattttacgtgctctcaaagcatggacaatttgaatcgttggttttcttactaacttatggaatgaaactctatcTCCATCTAGCGTTTtaagggtcacactttgccccgaacaattaaggttagcttcatacttagtcaaccaattcattcccaagattacatcaaattcagataggtcaaaagctATTAAGTCTGCTCGAAACTCAACTTTCTCTATTACAATAGGGCAATCcttatacatggttctacatttcacaatttctccactaggaagggaaacactcatagcatgaaagtcacaacatggtttcaaatttaaatattttgcaaacaatggagaaataaaggaatgtgaagctccagaatcaaaaagaacatgggttgctaaagaatggatagagaaggtaccggtgataacattatcattctcatctgcctcatcctgtctcatcacaaaaactcttccagctggcggtggtcggggtgggttgcggtttgaacctcctgtgttgttgttgttccgaccacgatcgttgttagttACAACTGGTCCTCTCGTGGTTGGAGTTACCTGCTTCGGACAATCTCTGATGTAATGATCATGGCTCCCACATCGAAaacaagtgttcgatcctacacgGCATTCACTCTCGATGTGGCCTCTTCTCCCACACTTGGCACATTCTTGTGTCCTATTATTCTGATTTCCACGATAACCTTGTCCTTTGTTTCCAACATCGTTCCTCCTTTGGTTTCCCTGATAgccttggttaggcttctttgctcctccttgacTCTGGTTTTCATTcctccttttatacccaacattcttcgcttctcgaagcAGTACCACTCTCTCTACAttagctgcaatatcaaccatatcctggtatgatcactacaagaaaaaaggGTTATAGCAACACCCTTTTATGCAATAGTTTTACCAGTGTTGCTATATCATAGCTATTGCAacagttaaataattattaatttgagtagactttaactttagaaaaaCATTGCTATAGAAAAACTATAGCAACAATTgtatattatgattattttattgcaacagttttatttttcaatattttgatgatatattgcaacggtttttttttaatatctaaaataagtttttttttttaaaaaaaggtaaTATCTACGGAACAAGTACTTAAAATTTTCACAGAGCTACTCTTTTGGTTTCCCTCATTTCTAGCTCTTCGGTATTCTGTTTCATCCCAAAACCCTTATACGTTTTCATCATCTTCGTTCTTCTTCTATGTCTTCTTCGTTCTTCTCGATCCTCTTCATATCGTTTCTTGAAGCAAGACGAATTGGAATTGGCTTTTCTAAATTGGCAATTGGTCTTCCAATTGGAGATAACTGGTGAATCGCGTTCTGAATTGGTGAAAAAAACAAGGTTCGTTGGTGAATCTTTTCGATTTTGGTCTTAAATTTCACAATTACGCTGTTTAATTAACTGCTTACAATTGATTTTTTTGTGTATGGTTCTGATgtctaaattagggtttcctaGGGAGTTATGttaattagaatttttttttgaaatttattcGTGCCTGTATGCATCTGTTACATATTTTCTTTGTTGATTCCGCAATATCAATCCATTTTGTGATCGATTGGTAGGTTATTGGATGATTTTAATTCTGTACGATATCACTGAACCCATTGCGGCTGCCGGGTCCAAAAACCATGGCTCCTATTATGGTTGTCGGCGCTTGAAATCATGGCTCCTATTAATTTTGTGTAGTAATTGGTTGCTGTGGTAGGCTAGCCgtagtttttgttgttgtttaagTTTGCAGTTTATTGCTTGGCCTAGGTGGTTTTTGTTGGTGTTTGTGCACGATGCACCTACTAAATCATCCTTTAGAAACTCGTTCCACTATTGCCGAACTATTT encodes:
- the LOC130472126 gene encoding uncharacterized protein, with the translated sequence MVDIAANVERVVLLREAKNVGYKRRNENQSQGGAKKPNQGYQGNQRRNDVGNKGQGYRGNQNNRTQECAKCGRRGHIESECRVGSNTCFRCGSHDHYIRDCPKQEEEALPRHNGRRCIIHGATGGYSNRAKGRCEANKGSFLVSLGFRSWREGLFVVAVDDVAGVLISF